CGGCGCTTCTAAAGTGTCCTGCTTTCGCAGTCATGATTCATGACGATGACTTGCTCATTTACAAGCTGTTTGATTCGGGCAAACTGCTTGATCAGTACAATTCCTGCCCTGGTTATTTTTCGGGCGTTGATCAACCAAGCTCGGGCGGAGACCCTGAAAAGCTCTGCCTGGTTTATTCTGCACCTGATGAGGTGGAAGCTCTAGAAGAGATCTTGCGGAAGAATTATACTTTCGAATCCAATCGTCATGATGCAATTATTGCAAAACTGAACTTGCCATATTGCACCGTAGGTAGTGGCTTCGGGTATCTGGAGAGAGATGAGACTCCAGACGATCTTGTCGTTGCCGATCTGATCGAAACTGCACCAAATGATCAAGCCGGTGACACTGATCCTGAATCCGGCAGTAGCTCGTCGAAGGGTCGAGGTTTCGTCGACCTGGACGAGGGATCTCATTTGACCAAAAATGCTGTGGCAAGCATGCTTAATGATCCCGAACTGCTCCAGCGTGCCTGGGCCAAAGCAAAAGCTGGTGCTGATGATTATGTGAAAGCAATGATGGAAACCGAGGTGAAGGGATCTTCGGGTGGTGGTGCCGTTGTTATTACCAGTAAAGGTAACTTGCAATTTACCGGCGTCAAACTCTCTCCTGAAGCAATTAACGCTGAAGATGTCGGTATGCTGGAAGACCTGGTGCTGTGTGCGCTCAACGATGTAGCTCAGCAAACGCGAGTAAAGATGGAAGCAACTAAGAAGAGTGTTTTGAACCAGCAATTGGGTCAGCTCGGGCTCTGATAACCATGCAGCAATTGACATGACTAATTTCTCCAATGAAAATCCGTTGCCCCGGATGCATCAGCTTCTGCTCAAGATCAGACGTGAACTTGATGCTATCAAGGTTGAGGGGGTGTCCGGAGACGGGGCGGTTCGCATAGTCTTAAGCGGCGGCACCAGATTTGAATCAGTAAAGATCGATCCGTCGCTAGTTTCCGAGGCAAACAAAGAGCAACTCGAGCAACTTCTGCTCGAGGCAACTCAAGATGCGGTTAAACAGGTGCTTCTTGAAGTAAAACTGAAGACTGATGCTTTGCGGCAAGAATTCGGATTTCAGTGAGCGTGATACTTGATGTGATATCAGGCTCGAATTTGAAAAAACGAAGTCAAGTGTCGTGCTAGGGACTGTTTTTTTGGTTTAATAGACAGTATGGATACAAGCGGTGTGCACACCTGGTTAGTTCTCTGGAAGGCTTATGATGCCTGCCACAGTCAGGCCGAGCGTAGTATCGAAACTTTCGGCATGTGTTACTCTGACTTCGCTGTGATGGAGTGTCTTCTCCATCGCGGTTCGCAAACTATAAACGCAATTGGAACGAAGGTGTCGCTCACCAGTGGTTCGATTACCACAGCTGTTGATCGTCTCGAGCGTCGCGGTTTTGTCGAGCGTTCCAGCTCAGACGAAGATCGTCGAGCCAAGGTGGTGAGTTTGACTGAAGAAGGGACGAGAGTGATACGGGAAGCGTTTGAAAAGCATCAAGTTGATATGGAGCAAATGGCAGCTCCACTCAGCGTTGCTGAGCGTCAGACTCTTCTCAAGCTCCTGAAAAAACTAGGTAAGTCGGCAGCTTCTTCCGACTGACAATTTTTTGATTACAAGAATCAGTTAAAGCGTGAGAATTACTGCTGACTGGTGAACAATGACTTTGATGGCTTGAGGTTAGTTTAAATGGCTAAATCTACTAACAATGGTCGAGGTCGTGCACCATCCCTTCGTGCGGCTCAGACAAGACGGACAGGCACGGTGGGTATCGCGCGCCGGAGAAGAAACTCGAAAGCGGTTACCGATGCTGTTATTGAGCAGACCAGTGCAGACCTGATGTCTGATAATGCAGGTGCTGCAAATGGCAAAGCCAGCTCGCAGAGGAGCTCTGTCAAATCAACGGCTGTCGAAAAGAACGGACGGAACGGTATCAGGGACAACGACGCCGAGATTCAGTCTGAAAAGCCCGAGACGGGAAAAATTGACGCTGATGATCTGGCTCGGGTGAACACCCAGCGTGGTCTGCTCAAATTGTTGAAATCCAAGAACATTAAACTCAAGTCTGTTCTCAATGAGATGAATTATGAAGAAGAGCTGGTGCTCTTACAGATTGAGTTAGTCAAATTGCAGCGGTGGGCACAGAAGAACGGCAAGCGCATTGCAATTTTGTTTGAGGGTAGAGATGCTGCCGGAAAAGGCGGTGCTATTCGCAGATTTACCGAGCATCTGAATCCGCGTTCCATGCGGGTTGTAGCACTACCTAAGCCAAGTGAAGTGGAAACGGGGCAATGGTACTTCCAGCGCTACAGTGTGCAACTGCCAAGTGCAGGCGAGATTGTTTTCTTCGACCGCAGCTGGTACAACCGAGCTGTAGTCGAGCCTGTGAACGGATTTTGTACTGAAGAAGAGTACGATCGGTTTATGCAGCAAGTGACTGAATATGAGCACATGCTCTACGAAGACGGCATTACGATTATAAAATTCTGGTTCTCTATAACGCGAGAAGAGCAGATGGCCAGATTTACATCGCGTCGTGTCAATCCGCTCAAGCAATGGAAGCTGAGCCCGATTGATGAGAAAGCGCAGGATCTCTGGCAAAAGTACAGCCATTATAAAGAGCTGATGTTCAGTCGTACGCATACGTCATTCAGCCCCTGGATCATTGTGCAAGCTAACAACAAGAAAAAAGCCAGACTGGAAAGTATTCGCTATGTGTTGAGCACTTTAGATTATTCTGGAAAAGATACTCCCAAAACCCAGCTCTTTCCTGATCCCAACATTGTTCAGCGCTATCATCGAAACAGCGCCAACCAGGATTGAAACCTGGTCAGCAGGTCAGGTGCAATGCACAACTGTGTGTGCATTGTAAGAGAAGGATTGGATCTATTTGAAAGTGAGTGCACCAGTCAGTTGAACGGCGACGAAATATTCGAACGTATGGCTCAGAAGTACGGCGATTGCGGTACTTATTCAGACTCGGGCAAAATCGAAGCAACACGGGGTGTAATGACGTTCAAGACGTATTTTGTACGCCCTAATCTTTTCAGATTCGAATTTAGCCATCAAGCTGAGGAAACTGGACTGTCGGAATTTATCTGGTCCGACGGGAATGAGCTTTTCACTAGCTACAACAATGATTTCAATCATCTTCCCTGTGACAATATTCCCAGATTACTTGATGAAATCGGCACGGCCGCTCAAGAGGCATCATATCTGGTGCCAATGATGTTGATGCCGGATTACGCGGGACCTGCCGCCCTCATCAACGCTTCACCGTACGTTCAAATCGAGCACACTTCCATTGCCGACAGATCGTGTCATCGCATTAAGTCAACCAATCCCGAAGCTTCTTACGTAGCCGATTTATTGATCGACAGCCTTGGCTATAAGCTTCGACGAATGATCATTGAATTCAAATCAGGCGACAAAGCGGAAGTGATCTTTGGAGATGTGAGTTTTGACAGACAAATCTCCGAAGATATCTTCAATCTGAAACATCTCTAGAACAGTTTGTCGAGCAAGATGGCGACAAACATGAGGATGCTGACCACACCGTTTACAGTGAAGAATGCTGCGTTAACGCGAGACAAATCATTCGGTTTGACGATGCTGTGTTCATAAATCAGCATGCCTACGACGATTGCAAAACCAATCCAATAAAATGCACCAAGCTGACAGAGCAGGCCTACGGCAATCAGACTTAAAACCGTCACTACGTGTAGCGCCGAAGAGATAATCAGGGCGTTGGCGATGCCGAATTTAGCTGGAATGCTGTGCAACTTTTCATTGCGATCGATTTCTACATCCTGGCATGCGTAGATAATGTCGAAGCTGCCTACCCAGGTCGCTACAGCCAGCATTAGCAACCAGGCGGCAGGGGCGTCGAGACCACCTCCCGCCGCTACCCAACCGCCCAGGGCAGCGCCACCAATGGCGATACCAAGAACAATGTGGCAGAACCAGGTGAATCTCTTGGTAAAGGAATAGAAGCTCAGCCAGATAACGGCTATGGGCAGCAGTTGCACGCAAAGTGAAGGCAGCCTGGTAGCGGCAATCGCCATGATCGTAAATGAGCCTATAGTAAACAGAACTGCTTGTTTTACTGTAATTCGACCGGCTGGAATAGAGCGATCTTTGGTGCGTGGATTGCGTGCATCTATTTTGGCGTCGATCAATCTGTTCAGCGTCATTGATGCCGCTCGTGCACCGGCGAAAGCAGCTATCGTCCAGAAGACAGTGGCAAGCGAAGGCCAGGCTGCCGACGCGAGAAGCAGTCCAGAAAGGGCGAATGGCAGGGCGAAGACAGTGTGCTCGAGCTTGATCATCTCAGACCATTCGGCGAAGAGCCCGCGAGCAGGCGGGCTGGTTGATTGATTGAGCGGCTCGGTGGCGTTATTCATAAGGTCTGATTTGGGTAGTCAAGTGTTCGTGGCTGTCTGAGATGAAGCCCGGCTGAGCTATTCAGCCCCTGGCTTTTGGCGTTTTAAGCCGGTAACCGATACGAGCGACGTTCTCGATCATTGAGTTTGACTGATCTTCGCCAGTATCGATCACTTTTCTGATTCTTCTGATTGCAGATCTTAACCCTTCAGAAGACGCATCTG
Above is a genomic segment from Candidatus Melainabacteria bacterium containing:
- a CDS encoding YbaB/EbfC family nucleoid-associated protein, which gives rise to MTNFSNENPLPRMHQLLLKIRRELDAIKVEGVSGDGAVRIVLSGGTRFESVKIDPSLVSEANKEQLEQLLLEATQDAVKQVLLEVKLKTDALRQEFGFQ
- a CDS encoding 4-hydroxybenzoate octaprenyltransferase; this encodes MIKLEHTVFALPFALSGLLLASAAWPSLATVFWTIAAFAGARAASMTLNRLIDAKIDARNPRTKDRSIPAGRITVKQAVLFTIGSFTIMAIAATRLPSLCVQLLPIAVIWLSFYSFTKRFTWFCHIVLGIAIGGAALGGWVAAGGGLDAPAAWLLMLAVATWVGSFDIIYACQDVEIDRNEKLHSIPAKFGIANALIISSALHVVTVLSLIAVGLLCQLGAFYWIGFAIVVGMLIYEHSIVKPNDLSRVNAAFFTVNGVVSILMFVAILLDKLF
- the ppk2 gene encoding polyphosphate kinase 2 yields the protein MSDNAGAANGKASSQRSSVKSTAVEKNGRNGIRDNDAEIQSEKPETGKIDADDLARVNTQRGLLKLLKSKNIKLKSVLNEMNYEEELVLLQIELVKLQRWAQKNGKRIAILFEGRDAAGKGGAIRRFTEHLNPRSMRVVALPKPSEVETGQWYFQRYSVQLPSAGEIVFFDRSWYNRAVVEPVNGFCTEEEYDRFMQQVTEYEHMLYEDGITIIKFWFSITREEQMARFTSRRVNPLKQWKLSPIDEKAQDLWQKYSHYKELMFSRTHTSFSPWIIVQANNKKKARLESIRYVLSTLDYSGKDTPKTQLFPDPNIVQRYHRNSANQD
- a CDS encoding YbaB/EbfC family DNA-binding protein, whose translation is MGNFYSNITLSTGERDKVINFLIEQKRHTFVYPIDDFICVFPKHDSVLFELAEQLSALLKCPAFAVMIHDDDLLIYKLFDSGKLLDQYNSCPGYFSGVDQPSSGGDPEKLCLVYSAPDEVEALEEILRKNYTFESNRHDAIIAKLNLPYCTVGSGFGYLERDETPDDLVVADLIETAPNDQAGDTDPESGSSSSKGRGFVDLDEGSHLTKNAVASMLNDPELLQRAWAKAKAGADDYVKAMMETEVKGSSGGGAVVITSKGNLQFTGVKLSPEAINAEDVGMLEDLVLCALNDVAQQTRVKMEATKKSVLNQQLGQLGL
- a CDS encoding MarR family transcriptional regulator, producing MDTSGVHTWLVLWKAYDACHSQAERSIETFGMCYSDFAVMECLLHRGSQTINAIGTKVSLTSGSITTAVDRLERRGFVERSSSDEDRRAKVVSLTEEGTRVIREAFEKHQVDMEQMAAPLSVAERQTLLKLLKKLGKSAASSD